Genomic DNA from Nitrospirota bacterium:
TCTGAACAGCCTGGTAAAATGTTTCAGCGTCCAGCGGTTTATTGAGACAAGCTGTAAACTCCCCCCTTCGGACCCGTAGATCAAGATCCAGGTCCGATGCCTTGGCCAGGACGATGATCGGGATATTCGAAAAGCGGACGTCCTTTTTCAATCGGGAGGCGAGTCCGATGCCGATACTGCTTTCGGCAACGATGATAGCCGGAGGCGCCACGTGCATAAAACTGATCGCCTCCGACCCTGAACCCGCGGTGCAGATGTTATAGCCGTACCGCTGAAGCAGCATGCACGTAAAGAATCGATCGTCAACGTTGAAATCAACAACGAGGACATACAGGTTGTTTTTATCAGTGGTGTCTATGGTTGCTTCTTTCATATTTTGCTCCCGGATACATTATGGATGTTTCCGTAAAAAGGCATTTTTAACGCAGAGACGTAGAAACACAGAGAAAAGCACTTTGACTTAGTGGTAGTGTTCGAAAGGCTGGTGACGTGTTGACGGCCTTTCGGTTCTCTTTATCTAATGTCATTCCCGAGGATTTAATCGGGAATATGGTTTTTACTTTCATCCATTATGTAACCAGTATAAACGCAAACCAGATCCCCGATAGAGGCACTCGGGGATGACGGATTAAAATATAATTGCCTGAGCGCTGTTCTTCTCAGCATCTCAGCAATGGATTGTATATTTAATCCCTGAACGACATCTTGAGCTCGTACACCCCGCCCTCGGCCCGCTTTTCGATGATGAACCCCATTGATTCGAAGAGCTGAAGCATCTGCCGGTTGTCCATCAGCACCGCCGCGGTGAAGCCGAGGAGGCCGCTCTTTCTGGCCAGATACGTGACATAGGAGAGCAGCTCCGCGCCAATGCCCTTGTCCTGGTGTTCGTCACGCACCACAAACGCCACTTCGGCGGTATGGGACTTCTCGTCGATCAGGTACTGCGCCATGCCCATGATCAGTTCTTTTTGTTCCTGCGGGACCACGGCGAGGATCACCATCTCCGTGGTGTAGTCGATCACCACGAATGGCTGGAGCCGTTCGTGGTGCATGTCGGTGCGCGAAGAGATGAACCTCCGGTACATGGAGTCGTTCGACAGGGAATAGAAAAAATCCTTCAGCAGCGGCTCGTCGGAGAGCTTCACGGGGCGGAGCTGAAGGTCCAGCCCCGTCCGCGTGGTCTTGAACGCCTCGAGCGACTCGGGATATTCGCCCTGCACGCCGGAAATAAACGCCTGGTCCTTGTAAATGAGGTTCCGGGCCTTTGCCTCCTCGATGAGCCATCCGCGGAATTTCGGGTGTGCGATCGAGATCAGGTCCATGGCCCGCTCGCGAATGTTCTTGCCGTGCAGGTAGGCGATGCCGTATTCGGTCACGACGTAGTGGATGTCGCCCCGCGAGAGGGTCACGCCCGCGCCCTCCGTGAGGAAGGGGACGATGCGCGAGGTCTCGTCGTTCTCCGCCGTGGATTGGATCGCCAGGATGGTCTTGCCGCCCTGTGACAGCACCGCGCCGCGCATGAAGTCGGCCTGGCCGCCGATGCCGCTGTAGAACAGCTTGCCGATGGACTCGGCGGTGGCCTGACCCGAGAGGTCGATCTCGAGCGCGCTGTTGATGGCGGTCATGTTCCTCTGACGCGCGAGGACCGTTGGATTGTTGGTATAGTTCACCGGCCGGAATTCGATGGCTGCATTATCGTGCAGGAAGTCGTAGGTATCGTGTTTGCCCATGCAGAAGGCGGCCACGGTCTTTCCGCGGTTCAGATCCTTGAGCGTATTGTCAATGACGTGCAGCCTCATGAGATCCACGATCCCGTCGGTCAACAGCTCGGTGTGCACGCCCAGGTGCTTCTTGTTCCTGAGATGAGCGAGGATGGCGTTCGGGATGCTGCCGTAACCCACTTGAAGGGTGTCTCCATCCTCCACGATGCGCGAGACGTAGGTCCCGATCTTCTGGGAGATCTCATCGGCCACCGTGTCCTCGTATTCCAGGAGCGGCTCGTCATACGGGACGATGAAGTCAACTTCTTTGATGTTGATGAAGGTGTCTCCCAACACGCGCGGCATGCGGGGGTTCACCTGGGCGATCACGAGAACGGCGTTCTCGGCCGCGGCCTTGACGATGTCCACGCTGATGCCGAGGCTCATGAATCCGTGATCGTCCGGGAGCGAGGTCTGGATGAGCGCCACGTCCACGGGCACGAGTTTTTTCTGGAACAGACCGGGGACCTGGGACAGGAACACCGGCGTGTAGTCCGCGAGACCTTGATTGACGGCGTCGCGCGTGTTGTTGCCGATGAAGAAGGAGTTGGTGCGGAAGTTGTCCTTGAACTTTGCGTCCGAATAGGGCGTCACGCCCAGGGTCCACACCTGGAGCACCTCGGCGTCGAAGAACGCCTTGGGATTGGCCCGGACATAGTTGATGAGCGCTTTGACGAGGTACTGGGGCTCGCCGCACCCCGTCCCGATGAAGATCCGGTTGCCGGGGTGGATCGTGTTGAAGATGCAATCCTCGGTCAGGAACTTCTCGGCATAGAGTTCCCGCATCTTTTCCATTTTTTTGTTCAGGTCTTCTCTGGTCATGGCAGCACCGTACTCCTCTATTATATCGGCGTTCAGGCTGAAGGTTGAAGTCTATCTGCAAAACCCTTTTCCCTTCAGTCGATTCACCTTTTTCTCCATTGAATTATAGCAGAAGAGCGACCCTGAGAGGAAAATTTGACGAAACGCTCCTTTGTCTTTCTTTGTCCTTGACCCGTCAATGTTTCTCCATTACACTTATCTTATTATGCTCGAATCCTTCTTCAGCCCCGGTTCCATCGCGGTCATCGGCGCGTCCGCGGACCCCAGGAAGGTCGGCCACGCGGTCCTGAATAATCTTTTACGGTTCAAGTTCAAGGGCGCACTGTATCCCGTCAATCCCTCGACCGGCGAGCTGTTAGGGCTCAAGGCGTACGCAAACGTGTCGGACATCGGAAAGCCCGTTGACCTCGCGATCATCGTGATCCCCGCGAAATTCGTTCCTGACGCGCTCCGCGCATGCGCAGCAGCGGGCATCACGTCTGCCATTGTCATCAGCGCGGGGTTCAAGGAGGCGGGCGCCGGCGGCACACTGCTTGAAGAAGAGCTCAAAAAGATCAGCAGGGAACAGCACATCCGCATCCTGGGGCCGAACTGCCTCGGCCTCATCAACACCGCGAACGATTTGAACGCGACCTTTGCCTCAGACATGCTGCTGAAAGGCACGATCGGCTTCTTTTCCCAGTCCGGCGCCATGGGTATCGCGATCATGGACTGGGCCATCGGGAACGGTGTCGGGTTCTCGAAGTTCATCAGCCTCGGGAACAAGGCGGACCTGTCGGAGATCGACTTCATCGATTATTTCATGAACGATCCCGACACGAGCCTTATCCTGGGTTATATCGAGGACGTGGTTGACGGCAGGCGCTTTATCGAGATCGCGCAAAAAGCGACCAAGGTCAAGCCCATTATCCTGCTCAAGTCCGGCGGCACCGAGGCCGGCGCCCGCGCTGCCTCGTCCCATACCGGCGCGCTCGCCGGGTCCGACGTTGCCTTTGATGCGGCCTTTAAACAGACCGGCGTGATGCGGGCCCAGGGCGTGCAGGACCTCTTCGATATGGCGCTTACTTTTTCCGAGGGTAAGATCCCGGCGGGGAACCGCCTGCTGGTGATCACGAACGCGGGCGGTCCGGGAATCATTGCCGTCGACTCCGCGGAACGGCTCGGCGTCCAGCTGCCGCAGATGACCAGGGAGAGCATCGACGCCATCGTCACCAAGCTCCCGCCGAACGCCTCGATCTTCAACCCCATTGACGTGATCGGCGACGCGACGTCGGAGCGCTATGCTGTCGTGCTCGAACAGGCTGCCAAAGACCCGAACGTGGACGGCATCCTCGTGATCCTGACGCCCCAGGCCATGACCGATACGGAAAAGACGGCCGGCGCGGTCATCACCACGGCGAAGTCCACGGCAAAACCCATCATCGCGTCCTTTATGGGCGCGAAGCGCGTGCGCGAGGGCATCAACCTGCTCAAGGCGGCATCGATCCCGAACTTCTCCTATCCCGAGCTTGCGGTCAAGGCGTTCAAGCGGCTGTCCGGCTACCGGGAATGGAAGGATGCACCGCAAGAAGAGGTCGCGGCCTGCTGGTACAACTTCGACTCAGCACAGGAGACCATCACCTCCATCCTCAAGTCCGGCGTATATCAGGTCGGCGAAGAGGAGGCGATGCAGATCCTCACTTATTATGGGTTCCAGTTCCCGAAGCGGGCGCTCGCGAAGACATCATACGAGGCGGTCCAATTCGCGTCGGAGATCGGGTTCCCCGTCGTGATGAAGATCTCGTCGCCCAACATCCTGCACAAGACCGACGTGGGCGGAGTGCGCGTGAACGTGAAAACAGCGAACGAGGCGGAAGACGCCTTTCGTGAGATCACCGCGAATGCCCGGCGCATCATGCCCGAGGCCTTCATCAAGGGCGTGATGATCTCCGAGATGCTGAAAGGCGGCAGGGAAGTGATCCTGGGCGTGACCTACGACCGCACGTTCGGCCACATGATCATGTTCGGCCTCGGCGGCATCTATGTCGAGGTGCTGAAGGACGTGGCTTTCAGGATCGTGCCGGTGGCGCGACGCGACGCGCTTGCCATGGTGAACGAGATCAGGACCACCGGCCTCCTGCGCGGCACGCGCGGGGAACGGCCGTCCGACATCAACGCGATCGCGAGCTATATTGTGAACCTCTCATGCCTCGTGTCCGATTTCCCGGAGATCCTGGAGCTGGACGTGAACCCGCTCATGGTGATGGAGGAGGGCGCAATGGCGCTTGATGCGAGGATCATCTTCCAGCAGCCGGAGGGGAAGAGGTGAAGCCGGTGCGGAATGCCCCCGATAACAACGTTCGAGGGCAGACTCCGTGCGGAGTGCGAAGTGAAAAACGGGGTGGGTCAGAACCACTCGTCAATATTCCCGGTTTTACCGCATTTGATAAACTATCAAAACACTATCTCTGGCTGCATGCAATGATAGGTATGCTCTCTTCGCGCGGTGTTATTCCGCACTCCGCAATCCGCACTACATCAAGGAGGTATTATGATTCCCATTTTCGTCGCATCCAGCACCGGTTTCGCCGGCCGGACCCTCGTCTCCCTCGGCCTTGCCCTGAAGCTCAGGGACATGGACTATAAGGTCGGCGTGATGCAGCCGTTCGGCACCGTCCCGGTGAAGAGCGGGAAGGACGTGTATGACGCAGACGCCCGGTTCTTCAAGGAGACGCTTGCGCTTGAGGAGCCGCTTGACGTGATATCGCCCTTTGTCATGAGCTACGAGGAACAGACGCTGCTCTATCAGGGGAAGGCGACTGACGCGAAGAAGCGGGTCCTTGCCGCATATAGATCGTTCAAGAAAAAGGATTTCATCATCATTTGCGGAGCCGGCGACCTCTTTGAGGGCGCGCTCCTCGGTATCGATACACTGTCCCTTGTGGAAGACATGAAGGCCAACGTGCTCATGGTGGAGCCCTGGCGGGGGGACAGCTCCGCGGACTCGCTCTTTGGCGTGCGTGCGGTCCTTGGCAAGCGGTATGCGGGCGGCGTGATCAACAAGGTGCCGGGAGCCATGATCGAGCACGTGAAGAATATTGTGAAACCCTTTATCGAGAAAAAGGGCGTGCCGGTCTTCGGCGTGATCCCCAAGGACAAGTTCCTCGAGTCCGTGACCGTGGGGCAGCTGAACGAGATCCTGAACGGCAAGGTGCTCTGCTGCGAGGACAAGCTTGACGAATTCGTGGAGAACTTTCTGGTCGGCGCGATGGACGTGGACAGCGCGCTCAACTATTTTCGCAGGACGCTGAACAAGGCCGTGATCACCGGCGCCCACCGCACCGACATTCAGCTGGCCGCGCTCGAGACCTCGACAAAGTGCATCATCCTGACCGGCGGGTTCCAGACGAACGAGGTTGTGCTCGACAAGGCCCGCGTCCGCGGCGTCCCCATCCTGACCGTGGCCGACGACACCTTTTCCGCCATCAACAAGATCGAGCTCCGCATGGGAAAGTCCAGCATCCGCGAGAAGCGGAAGATCGAGCGGGCAAAGGAGCTGATCAGCGCCCACTTCGACATGTTCGGGTTTTTGAAGAAGTTGGACAAGGTGTAAATGTGGACCGGGGGTCGCTATGGCGGACGATCTCTCCTTATCGTTTCGCGGCGGCGTCCTTTCCGTAGTCTTGAGCTGAAGAAACGGAACACAGATCATCTACAAAAAGGAGTGTAGGAAGTTCGAAGCAGCGCATAAGTTATTGTTCAGGACAAACAAGCAAAATTACAGGGCAGAAACTATTCAGTTTACTCCTGCCACATTTTTCAAAAAGAATGCCCGGAAAGCATAACGGCCACCGTTGGCTACCCGCCTATACACCCCATAGCGCAACCACATTGCCCCTGCTGGCTCCAGTCCTTATGGCGGCAAGAAACCAGCGTCGCACGATCGCCATTGGTAAGCTCGCTGATCATTTTCCGTAGAGCCGGTGATTCTATTGACCCTGGAAGAATGACTTTTCCGCAAACATTGATTGGCGACTCACTTGTTGTTTGAACGTTATTTTGCATTTACGATACCCTCTCCTTCTCGGTAAATTCGGCTTTCGACAGCATCGTATTCAACCTCTCATTATAGTAGGAAAACGCCTTGAAAAACGCTTTACAATAGTAGTCCGGCTTCATGATGTCGCCGTAAAACGAGAACGCATGATGCGCACAGCCGCCCCTACACATTGAATTCGACTCGCAGGTTGAACAGG
This window encodes:
- a CDS encoding PilZ domain-containing protein → MKEATIDTTDKNNLYVLVVDFNVDDRFFTCMLLQRYGYNICTAGSGSEAISFMHVAPPAIIVAESSIGIGLASRLKKDVRFSNIPIIVLAKASDLDLDLRVRRGEFTACLNKPLDAETFYQAVQTALGKTPRKKIRIEASLLARLDGVEEGIVSILSEYGMFFPTEEPRQLNTVVMVELELGDKTVKLEAVVLYSFELETSPFKEAGMGMKFVKITPEDQALIRSYVLEQSK
- a CDS encoding GNAT family N-acetyltransferase, with the protein product MTREDLNKKMEKMRELYAEKFLTEDCIFNTIHPGNRIFIGTGCGEPQYLVKALINYVRANPKAFFDAEVLQVWTLGVTPYSDAKFKDNFRTNSFFIGNNTRDAVNQGLADYTPVFLSQVPGLFQKKLVPVDVALIQTSLPDDHGFMSLGISVDIVKAAAENAVLVIAQVNPRMPRVLGDTFINIKEVDFIVPYDEPLLEYEDTVADEISQKIGTYVSRIVEDGDTLQVGYGSIPNAILAHLRNKKHLGVHTELLTDGIVDLMRLHVIDNTLKDLNRGKTVAAFCMGKHDTYDFLHDNAAIEFRPVNYTNNPTVLARQRNMTAINSALEIDLSGQATAESIGKLFYSGIGGQADFMRGAVLSQGGKTILAIQSTAENDETSRIVPFLTEGAGVTLSRGDIHYVVTEYGIAYLHGKNIRERAMDLISIAHPKFRGWLIEEAKARNLIYKDQAFISGVQGEYPESLEAFKTTRTGLDLQLRPVKLSDEPLLKDFFYSLSNDSMYRRFISSRTDMHHERLQPFVVIDYTTEMVILAVVPQEQKELIMGMAQYLIDEKSHTAEVAFVVRDEHQDKGIGAELLSYVTYLARKSGLLGFTAAVLMDNRQMLQLFESMGFIIEKRAEGGVYELKMSFRD
- a CDS encoding acetate--CoA ligase family protein, with the protein product MTSILKSGVYQVGEEEAMQILTYYGFQFPKRALAKTSYEAVQFASEIGFPVVMKISSPNILHKTDVGGVRVNVKTANEAEDAFREITANARRIMPEAFIKGVMISEMLKGGREVILGVTYDRTFGHMIMFGLGGIYVEVLKDVAFRIVPVARRDALAMVNEIRTTGLLRGTRGERPSDINAIASYIVNLSCLVSDFPEILELDVNPLMVMEEGAMALDARIIFQQPEGKR
- a CDS encoding phosphotransacetylase family protein, with product MIPIFVASSTGFAGRTLVSLGLALKLRDMDYKVGVMQPFGTVPVKSGKDVYDADARFFKETLALEEPLDVISPFVMSYEEQTLLYQGKATDAKKRVLAAYRSFKKKDFIIICGAGDLFEGALLGIDTLSLVEDMKANVLMVEPWRGDSSADSLFGVRAVLGKRYAGGVINKVPGAMIEHVKNIVKPFIEKKGVPVFGVIPKDKFLESVTVGQLNEILNGKVLCCEDKLDEFVENFLVGAMDVDSALNYFRRTLNKAVITGAHRTDIQLAALETSTKCIILTGGFQTNEVVLDKARVRGVPILTVADDTFSAINKIELRMGKSSIREKRKIERAKELISAHFDMFGFLKKLDKV